One part of the Paenibacillus silvisoli genome encodes these proteins:
- a CDS encoding glycosyltransferase family 4 protein yields MDPLRSAIDWFPQQRVPIISYDAAVQQHFDVVVATHWSTALPALQLAAERKIYFVQSIESRFYPEGSAEYGAALQTYTLPFIYMTEARWIQQWLLQHHGHQTIYVPNGIDETLFFPVEPIEPRRDKVRVLLEGPIANPLKGMAEAFRVVQDLDCEVWCVSSNGEPEPGVRCDRFFSHVPMEHMKHIYSSCDILLKLSRVEGFFGPPMEMMACGGTAVVGNCTGHEEYIIDGNNALVVPLGNEEAAKASLDRLIHDPGLRQYLAGNGMATVQQWRWDSTVDTLFRLFS; encoded by the coding sequence ATGGATCCCTTGAGAAGCGCCATCGACTGGTTTCCGCAGCAGCGCGTTCCGATCATATCCTATGACGCAGCCGTTCAGCAGCATTTCGATGTCGTGGTAGCTACGCATTGGTCAACCGCTCTTCCGGCGCTTCAGCTAGCGGCAGAGCGCAAAATCTATTTCGTCCAATCGATTGAAAGCCGCTTCTATCCGGAGGGCAGCGCCGAGTATGGTGCCGCTCTTCAAACGTATACGCTGCCTTTTATCTATATGACGGAAGCTCGTTGGATTCAACAATGGCTGCTGCAGCATCATGGGCACCAAACGATTTATGTGCCGAACGGAATCGATGAGACGTTATTTTTCCCGGTAGAGCCGATTGAGCCTAGAAGAGATAAAGTGAGAGTGCTATTGGAAGGACCGATCGCGAACCCGCTGAAGGGCATGGCGGAAGCGTTTCGGGTCGTTCAAGATTTGGACTGCGAAGTCTGGTGCGTATCCAGCAACGGCGAGCCGGAGCCTGGCGTGCGGTGCGACCGGTTTTTCTCCCATGTGCCGATGGAGCATATGAAGCACATTTATTCCAGCTGCGATATTTTGCTGAAGCTGAGCCGGGTAGAAGGCTTTTTCGGCCCTCCGATGGAAATGATGGCTTGCGGCGGAACTGCGGTTGTGGGCAATTGTACGGGTCATGAGGAATACATTATAGATGGCAACAATGCATTGGTCGTTCCGTTAGGAAACGAGGAAGCGGCAAAAGCCAGTTTGGACCGGTTGATTCACGATCCCGGATTACGGCAATATCTCGCAGGCAATGGGATGGCAACCGTCCAACAATGGCGATGGGACAGTACGGTCGACACCTTATTTCGGCTCTTTAGCTGA